Proteins from a genomic interval of Sphingomonas sp. Y38-1Y:
- a CDS encoding gluconate 2-dehydrogenase subunit 3 family protein: MSSEGGRTWNRREFLGAAALLAMVVGVPAGAAIWSRIEEDEAPSDRQRKLIRTVAQHVIPRTQTPGAGDVGTGDFVILALAHGLDGTREPGSTASIPAGVPAPRRPDGSLRYLDWLEAELDRRAGGDWPGKPPAAQAAALAALDADAYAGDGRAPHPWKPIKGLILTGYYTSEVGGSQELRYEPVPGRFDPALPLTPGTRAISNDWTAVDFG, encoded by the coding sequence GTGTCGAGCGAAGGCGGCCGGACATGGAACCGGCGCGAATTCTTGGGTGCAGCGGCGCTGCTGGCGATGGTCGTCGGCGTGCCCGCGGGCGCCGCGATCTGGTCCAGGATCGAAGAGGACGAGGCGCCGAGCGATCGCCAGCGCAAGCTGATCCGCACGGTCGCCCAGCACGTCATTCCCCGCACGCAGACGCCGGGCGCGGGCGATGTCGGCACCGGCGACTTCGTCATCCTGGCGCTCGCGCACGGACTGGATGGCACGCGTGAGCCGGGTTCGACCGCGTCGATCCCCGCGGGCGTCCCGGCGCCGCGCCGCCCCGACGGCAGCCTCCGCTATCTCGACTGGCTCGAGGCCGAGCTCGACCGGCGCGCCGGCGGCGACTGGCCGGGCAAGCCCCCGGCGGCACAGGCCGCCGCGCTCGCCGCGCTGGATGCCGACGCCTATGCCGGTGACGGCCGCGCGCCGCACCCGTGGAAGCCGATCAAGGGGCTGATCCTGACCGGCTATTACACGTCCGAAGTCGGCGGGTCGCAGGAGCTCCGCTACGAGCCCGTGCCCGGCCGCTTCGACCCCGCGCTGCCGCTGACCCCCGGCACGCGCGCCATTTCAAACGACTGGACCGCGGTGGATTTCGGCTGA
- a CDS encoding thioredoxin family protein yields MLRQSRQVDGGKRAPDFALPDTEGRIRTLGEFDDAPALLVAFICNHCPFVLHIADAFADFARDYADKGLQVVAISSNDTAEFPEDGPEHMPGFARERGFTFPYLYDGDQSVAMAYGAICTPDFFLYGPDRTLAYAGQFDASRPRINRPPVPGLPPLRTDLPVTGEDMCAAVDAVLAGEPVPEPQRPSAGCSIKWREGTDPSWA; encoded by the coding sequence ATGCTGCGGCAGTCACGCCAGGTCGACGGGGGCAAGCGCGCGCCCGATTTCGCGCTGCCCGATACCGAAGGACGCATTCGCACGCTCGGCGAGTTCGACGACGCGCCCGCACTTCTCGTCGCCTTCATCTGCAACCATTGCCCGTTCGTGCTCCACATCGCCGATGCGTTCGCCGACTTCGCGCGCGACTATGCCGACAAGGGGCTACAGGTCGTCGCGATCAGCTCGAATGACACTGCCGAGTTCCCGGAGGACGGCCCCGAGCACATGCCCGGTTTCGCCCGCGAGCGCGGCTTCACCTTCCCCTATCTCTATGACGGCGATCAGAGCGTCGCGATGGCATATGGTGCGATCTGCACGCCCGATTTCTTCCTCTATGGCCCCGACCGCACGCTCGCCTATGCCGGGCAGTTCGACGCGAGCCGGCCCAGGATCAACCGCCCGCCCGTCCCCGGCCTGCCGCCGCTGCGCACCGACCTGCCGGTCACGGGCGAGGACATGTGCGCCGCGGTCGATGCGGTGCTCGCCGGCGAGCCCGTACCTGAGCCGCAGCGGCCGAGCGCCGGCTGCTCGATCAAGTGGCGCGAGGGCACAGACCCGTCATGGGCGTGA
- a CDS encoding MFS transporter gives MDVPSKLGWGTRLGFMACAMPELIKSFAWDAFVLFFYSQVVGLDGFRIGLALAIILVFDAIADPYIGALSDRMDKAPLGRRHTLMAAAVLPYAVGIALVFAPPGGLGQWQTFAWLLGTGLLARVGISFWTVPAYAMGGELTRDAGERNLVAVMRNMGNQVAILTVPFIAFSVFFVPAAGFPKPQLNPAPYPGFGLFVSLLGATLMVVGIVGTRARMRAIEAADRAVTEGSSIETLPQLLKRLFAAIRMTPNVGRLLMVALLVLFTNSVVNQLSLHLATYFWQLDGSWTQRLLLAGTFGSIAAMFLAPAWMKRVGTRFAMVSGLVFFFVVQAAAVLLPLLGLAPAAGTVAIGAFVAGARVLGGLAYGLYVVPFNTVTYDIGDEHEANSGTPSQGLVASFMFIGLQVGSGLVALLAGSFLGIIDFPAGVPVDQVPAEKVRALAWFVTGLIVIAGAAMAWLVGRFDVSAAKQAEIRRVLAERRAG, from the coding sequence TTGGACGTCCCGAGCAAGCTTGGCTGGGGAACGCGACTGGGCTTCATGGCCTGTGCGATGCCCGAGCTCATCAAGAGCTTCGCTTGGGACGCCTTCGTCCTGTTCTTCTATTCGCAGGTCGTCGGGCTCGACGGGTTCCGGATCGGGCTGGCGCTGGCGATCATCCTCGTCTTTGACGCGATCGCCGATCCCTATATCGGCGCGCTGTCCGATCGGATGGACAAGGCGCCGCTGGGGCGCCGGCACACGCTGATGGCGGCGGCGGTGCTCCCCTATGCGGTCGGCATCGCGCTCGTCTTCGCGCCGCCGGGCGGCCTTGGCCAGTGGCAGACCTTTGCCTGGCTGCTCGGCACCGGCCTGCTCGCGCGCGTCGGCATCTCCTTCTGGACGGTGCCCGCCTATGCGATGGGCGGTGAGCTGACGCGCGACGCGGGCGAGCGCAACCTGGTCGCGGTGATGCGCAACATGGGCAACCAGGTCGCGATCCTGACCGTGCCCTTCATCGCCTTTTCCGTCTTCTTCGTGCCAGCGGCGGGCTTCCCCAAGCCGCAGCTCAACCCTGCGCCCTATCCGGGGTTCGGGCTGTTCGTGTCGCTGCTCGGCGCCACGCTGATGGTCGTCGGAATCGTCGGCACGCGCGCGCGGATGCGGGCGATCGAGGCGGCGGATCGCGCAGTCACCGAGGGCAGCTCAATCGAGACGCTGCCGCAGCTGCTCAAGCGATTGTTCGCCGCGATCCGGATGACGCCAAATGTCGGGCGGCTGCTGATGGTCGCGCTGCTCGTCCTGTTCACCAATTCGGTGGTCAACCAGCTCTCGCTCCATCTCGCGACCTATTTCTGGCAGCTGGACGGAAGCTGGACACAGCGGCTGCTGCTGGCGGGCACGTTCGGGTCGATCGCGGCGATGTTCCTCGCGCCCGCCTGGATGAAGCGCGTCGGCACACGCTTTGCGATGGTCAGCGGCCTCGTCTTCTTCTTCGTCGTTCAGGCCGCGGCGGTGCTGCTGCCGCTACTCGGCCTCGCGCCCGCGGCGGGCACGGTCGCGATCGGCGCTTTCGTGGCGGGCGCACGCGTGCTCGGCGGGCTCGCCTATGGCCTCTATGTCGTGCCGTTCAACACCGTCACCTACGACATCGGCGACGAGCATGAGGCGAACAGCGGCACGCCCAGCCAGGGCCTGGTCGCCAGCTTCATGTTCATCGGGCTTCAGGTGGGCAGCGGCCTGGTCGCGCTGCTCGCCGGCTCTTTCCTGGGGATCATCGACTTTCCCGCGGGGGTGCCGGTGGATCAGGTGCCGGCCGAGAAGGTGCGGGCGCTCGCCTGGTTCGTCACCGGGCTGATCGTCATCGCGGGTGCGGCGATGGCCTGGCTCGTGGGACGCTTCGACGTGTCGGCCGCGAAGCAGGCGGAGATCCGGCGCGTGCTGGCGGAGCGCCGGGCGGGATAA